One segment of Altererythrobacter sp. Root672 DNA contains the following:
- a CDS encoding efflux RND transporter periplasmic adaptor subunit: protein MIALDRRAGLAVAAVALALAGGGVGYVLGMEGGEAPPGTAVDGREVLYWYDPMVPSQHFDKPGKSPFMEMQLVPRFADEADAGGGVAIDPSRTQNLGLRTEVAQVGKLDASVIASGTIAFNERDVSIVQARAAGFVQRVYGHAPSDVIEAGAPLADILVPEWAGAQTEFLAVRKTGDEPLIRAARQRLALLGMPQGVVASVERAGRVQNVVTVSTPAGGTIKSLGVRSGMTVGQGQTLAEINGLGTVWLDAAVPESAAGLVRVGQGATASLTAFPGESFAGRVTAILPSVQEASRTLTVRIELPNRGGRLRPGMFATVGFTGDGRSALLVPTEAVIRTGRRALVMLALNGGRYQPAEVQLGREAGGQTEIIAGLAAGERVITSGQFLIDSEASLSGVQARPIDAAAGAKR from the coding sequence ATGATCGCGCTCGATCGAAGGGCCGGGCTCGCCGTGGCCGCCGTCGCGCTTGCCCTGGCCGGCGGCGGCGTTGGCTACGTCCTCGGAATGGAAGGCGGCGAGGCGCCGCCGGGCACCGCCGTAGACGGCCGTGAGGTGCTCTACTGGTATGACCCGATGGTCCCAAGCCAGCATTTCGACAAGCCGGGCAAGTCGCCCTTCATGGAGATGCAACTCGTCCCCAGGTTCGCCGACGAAGCGGATGCCGGTGGCGGCGTGGCCATCGACCCCTCGCGCACGCAGAACCTCGGCCTGCGCACCGAGGTCGCTCAGGTGGGCAAGCTCGACGCCTCCGTCATCGCAAGCGGCACAATCGCGTTCAACGAGCGCGACGTGTCGATCGTCCAGGCACGAGCCGCGGGATTCGTGCAACGGGTCTACGGCCACGCGCCGAGCGACGTCATCGAAGCGGGCGCGCCGCTGGCGGACATCCTCGTGCCGGAATGGGCCGGTGCGCAGACCGAGTTCCTGGCGGTCCGCAAAACCGGCGACGAACCTCTGATCCGGGCTGCGCGCCAGCGACTTGCGCTGCTCGGGATGCCGCAAGGCGTCGTCGCCTCGGTGGAGCGCGCCGGACGGGTGCAGAACGTCGTGACCGTGAGCACGCCGGCCGGCGGGACGATCAAGAGCCTCGGAGTGCGCAGCGGGATGACCGTTGGCCAAGGGCAGACGCTCGCCGAGATCAACGGCCTCGGCACCGTGTGGCTCGACGCAGCCGTGCCAGAATCTGCTGCCGGGCTGGTGCGGGTTGGCCAGGGGGCCACGGCATCGCTTACCGCGTTCCCCGGCGAGAGCTTTGCTGGCCGGGTGACCGCCATTCTGCCCTCGGTGCAAGAAGCCAGCCGCACGCTGACCGTGCGGATCGAGCTGCCCAACCGCGGTGGAAGGCTGCGACCGGGCATGTTCGCGACCGTAGGCTTCACGGGAGATGGCCGCAGCGCGCTGCTCGTGCCGACCGAGGCGGTCATCCGCACCGGACGCCGCGCACTGGTGATGCTGGCGCTCAATGGCGGCCGATACCAGCCGGCCGAAGTCCAGCTGGGCCGAGAGGCGGGCGGACAGACCGAGATCATCGCCGGCCTTGCCGCGGGAGAGCGGGTCATCACTTCCGGCCAGTTCCTGATCGACTCCGAGGCGAGCCTCTCCGGCGTTCAGGCAAGGCCGATCGATGCGGCAGCGGGGGCTAAGCGGTGA
- a CDS encoding arsenate reductase ArsC: MSEVCNVLFLCTGNSARSILAEALLNRMGEGRFHAFSAGSQPKGEPHPMALDVLESHGFLIDGMRSKSWTEFAGPAAIEIDLIITVCDNAAGESCPVWPGRPITAHWGIEDPAAIEGERQREAFERAMHYLHNRISLLVALPMTSIDELTLKSRLREIGLSEGATLVAKGS; the protein is encoded by the coding sequence GTGAGCGAAGTCTGCAATGTCCTGTTCCTCTGCACGGGGAACTCAGCCCGGTCGATCTTGGCGGAAGCCTTGCTTAATCGGATGGGGGAGGGACGCTTCCATGCCTTCTCGGCTGGTAGTCAGCCCAAAGGCGAGCCGCATCCCATGGCGCTCGATGTCCTCGAAAGTCATGGATTCTTAATTGACGGCATGCGTTCCAAGAGCTGGACTGAGTTCGCCGGACCAGCTGCAATTGAAATCGATCTCATCATTACCGTCTGCGACAACGCGGCTGGTGAAAGCTGTCCTGTCTGGCCGGGGCGACCGATCACCGCGCACTGGGGCATAGAAGACCCAGCAGCGATCGAAGGTGAGAGACAGCGCGAAGCGTTCGAACGAGCCATGCACTACCTGCACAATCGCATATCTCTGCTCGTCGCCCTCCCCATGACAAGCATCGACGAATTGACACTGAAGTCGCGGCTTCGGGAGATCGGCCTGAGCGAAGGCGCAACCCTGGTCGCAAAGGGCTCCTAG
- a CDS encoding efflux RND transporter permease subunit produces the protein MITRILDASIRFRWAVVIITMIIAAYGVFQLLKLPIDAVPDITNKQVQINTVAPNLGPLDMERLVTFPVETAMAGIPGLESSRSISRNGFSQVTVVFEDHTDLYFARQQVAERLNQAMGTLPDGVEPEMGPVSTGLGEVLMYVVDFAPAGTKDKPLVAGRPGFQPDGTYMTPSGEILRDDVAKQGYLRSVQDWVIRPQLRSVSGVAGIDSIGGYEKQFVVHPDTARMSSYGISFSELAEALESANVSVGANFVERGGEAFLVRADGRIRTLDEIERATVATRGGVPVQVRDVATVTVGGDLRTGTATQDGKEVVVGTVLMLADGNSRIVAAASAERLEEVAKSLPPGIQVNAVLDRSHLVDATIGTVEENLLLGALLVIGVLFWLLGNFRAAVIAALVIPISFLIMGTGMNLTGTSGNLMSLGALDFGLIVDGSIIIIENCLRRLAHRQQQEGRVLSRDERLHEVFEASKEMIRPTLFGQAIIFLVFIPLLTFTGVEGKTFSPMAITVLLALAGAFLASLTFVPAMVALLIRGEVAEKDVKAVAWVKERYEPVLGRVIARPWPWIGAGAGTFAAAALVFTMLGSEFLPVLGEGNLAMQAVRIPSTSLAQSTRMQEQVERTVAKLPEVAFVFSKTGTAEVASDPMPPNASDTFIILKPKDEWPDGVNTKDEVIERVEKALEPLVGNAVEISQPIQLRFNELIAGVRGDIAVKVYGDDLEAMGRTANEIAAVLNTVPGAADVKVEQTEGFPVLDVQFDRDAIARYGLSLKDVSDTVAAAMGGREAGIVFEGDRRYDVVVRLDAATRNDLDAVGALPVMLPGEDAHRGSVPLRELARFSFSEGLNQVSRENGQRRVVVQANVRGNDLGSFVAEAQDKVAREVTLPPGSFIEWGGQFENLQAASARLSLVIPLIFAAIFGLLFLALRGIRQSLAVYSAIPLALAGGVFALLLTGHPFSVSAAVGFIVLSGVTVLNGLVVMTSINNRLDAGMAVDQAVKEGTMERVRAVLMTGIVPAVGFVPMALATGTGAEVQKPLAVVVIGGLITSTLLTLFVLPAISHLLLRGRHKHHVAGDYSDVDALGAELPVS, from the coding sequence ATGATCACACGCATCCTCGACGCCTCGATCCGCTTCCGCTGGGCGGTCGTGATCATAACCATGATCATCGCCGCCTATGGCGTGTTCCAGCTCCTCAAGCTGCCGATCGACGCCGTCCCCGACATCACCAACAAGCAAGTCCAGATCAATACGGTTGCACCGAACCTGGGGCCGCTGGACATGGAGCGGCTGGTTACCTTTCCAGTCGAAACCGCCATGGCCGGAATTCCGGGGCTAGAGAGCTCTCGCTCGATCTCGCGCAACGGTTTCAGCCAAGTCACGGTCGTCTTCGAAGATCACACCGACCTCTACTTCGCCCGGCAACAAGTGGCCGAGCGGCTGAACCAGGCGATGGGCACGCTGCCTGACGGCGTGGAGCCTGAGATGGGGCCAGTCTCGACCGGACTTGGTGAGGTTCTCATGTATGTCGTGGACTTCGCCCCGGCCGGCACCAAGGATAAACCGCTGGTTGCGGGCCGTCCCGGCTTCCAGCCTGACGGCACCTACATGACACCGTCCGGTGAAATCCTCAGAGATGATGTCGCCAAGCAAGGCTACCTTCGCTCGGTCCAGGATTGGGTGATTAGACCGCAGCTCCGGTCGGTATCCGGTGTCGCAGGCATCGACTCCATCGGCGGCTACGAGAAGCAGTTCGTCGTCCACCCCGACACTGCGCGGATGTCCAGCTACGGGATCTCATTCTCAGAGCTCGCGGAAGCCCTTGAGAGCGCCAACGTCTCCGTCGGCGCGAACTTCGTGGAACGAGGAGGTGAGGCGTTCCTCGTCCGTGCTGATGGGCGCATTCGAACGCTCGACGAGATCGAGCGAGCGACCGTTGCAACGCGAGGTGGTGTTCCGGTTCAGGTGCGTGATGTTGCAACCGTAACTGTTGGGGGCGATCTCCGCACCGGCACCGCTACCCAAGACGGTAAGGAAGTTGTCGTCGGCACGGTGCTGATGCTGGCTGATGGCAACAGCCGGATCGTTGCGGCGGCTTCAGCCGAGAGACTTGAAGAGGTGGCGAAGTCCTTGCCACCCGGCATCCAAGTCAATGCGGTGCTCGATCGGTCTCATCTGGTCGATGCCACAATCGGCACTGTCGAGGAGAACTTGTTGCTCGGCGCCTTGCTGGTGATCGGCGTCCTGTTCTGGCTGCTCGGGAATTTCCGGGCCGCGGTCATTGCTGCGCTCGTCATACCTATCTCATTCCTGATCATGGGCACCGGCATGAATCTCACCGGCACGTCAGGCAATCTGATGAGCCTTGGTGCGCTCGACTTCGGGCTCATTGTCGACGGCTCGATCATCATCATCGAGAACTGCTTGAGACGGCTGGCCCACCGGCAGCAGCAGGAGGGTCGCGTCCTTTCGCGTGATGAGCGACTGCACGAGGTGTTTGAAGCCTCCAAGGAGATGATACGGCCAACGCTCTTCGGCCAGGCCATCATCTTCCTGGTCTTCATCCCCCTGCTCACCTTCACAGGCGTTGAGGGCAAGACCTTCTCGCCGATGGCCATAACTGTGCTCCTCGCCCTCGCTGGGGCGTTCCTGGCGTCGCTCACCTTCGTGCCAGCTATGGTCGCTCTGCTAATCCGTGGCGAGGTGGCCGAGAAGGACGTGAAGGCCGTCGCCTGGGTCAAGGAGCGTTACGAGCCGGTGCTCGGCCGCGTCATCGCTCGACCCTGGCCGTGGATTGGTGCGGGCGCCGGAACCTTCGCGGCAGCAGCGCTCGTATTCACCATGCTCGGCAGTGAGTTCCTGCCGGTGCTCGGTGAGGGCAATCTGGCGATGCAGGCCGTGCGCATCCCGTCGACCTCGCTGGCGCAGTCCACAAGGATGCAAGAGCAGGTCGAAAGGACCGTCGCCAAGTTGCCTGAGGTGGCGTTCGTCTTCTCCAAGACCGGCACCGCCGAAGTGGCCAGTGATCCGATGCCACCCAACGCCTCGGATACCTTCATCATCCTCAAGCCGAAGGACGAGTGGCCGGACGGCGTGAACACCAAGGACGAAGTGATCGAGCGCGTTGAGAAGGCGCTCGAACCACTGGTCGGCAACGCGGTCGAGATCAGCCAACCCATCCAGCTGCGCTTCAACGAGCTCATCGCCGGTGTTCGCGGAGACATCGCCGTGAAGGTCTATGGCGATGACCTCGAAGCCATGGGACGGACAGCGAACGAGATCGCGGCGGTGCTCAACACCGTCCCCGGCGCCGCTGACGTTAAGGTCGAGCAGACCGAGGGCTTCCCCGTGTTGGACGTGCAGTTCGATCGCGATGCGATCGCTCGTTACGGCCTCAGCCTCAAGGATGTCAGCGATACCGTTGCGGCGGCAATGGGAGGCCGCGAAGCCGGCATCGTGTTCGAGGGTGACCGGCGGTATGACGTTGTCGTTCGCCTGGATGCCGCCACTCGCAATGATCTCGACGCCGTGGGAGCGTTGCCGGTGATGCTACCCGGTGAGGACGCCCATCGCGGATCGGTCCCTCTGCGTGAACTTGCAAGGTTCAGCTTCTCTGAAGGTCTGAATCAGGTCAGCCGAGAGAACGGTCAGCGTCGGGTGGTCGTCCAGGCCAACGTCCGCGGCAACGATCTCGGATCGTTCGTGGCCGAAGCACAGGACAAGGTCGCGCGCGAAGTAACGTTGCCGCCAGGCAGCTTCATTGAGTGGGGCGGGCAGTTCGAGAACCTCCAGGCTGCCTCGGCACGGCTGTCGTTGGTTATCCCGCTGATCTTCGCTGCCATCTTCGGCCTCCTGTTCCTCGCCTTGCGCGGGATACGGCAGTCGCTGGCGGTCTACTCGGCCATTCCATTGGCATTGGCGGGCGGCGTGTTCGCACTGCTCCTCACGGGGCATCCGTTCTCGGTATCGGCAGCAGTTGGTTTTATCGTGCTGTCCGGCGTTACTGTCCTCAACGGACTTGTGGTGATGACGAGCATCAACAATCGTCTCGATGCGGGCATGGCTGTCGATCAGGCCGTCAAGGAGGGCACGATGGAGCGCGTGAGGGCCGTGCTGATGACGGGTATTGTCCCCGCTGTCGGTTTCGTCCCCATGGCGCTCGCAACAGGCACTGGGGCTGAAGTCCAGAAGCCGCTGGCAGTCGTGGTGATCGGTGGCTTGATTACCTCGACCTTGCTGACCTTGTTCGTCCTTCCGGCAATCAGCCACCTGCTGCTGCGCGGCAGGCACAAGCACCACGTCGCCGGCGATTACAGTGACGTCGATGCTCTCGGTGCCGAGTTGCCGGTGAGTTGA
- a CDS encoding copper-binding protein codes for MNSLFKSSIPLAATLFVLSACNDSQTAPEADATATNSAIDGMDETQAAPAIVKAKSTGTITAIDTTAGTVTLDHAAIPEVEWPAMTMGFAADPALLDDVQVGDKVAFDVEITGSSGKVTAITKQ; via the coding sequence ATGAACAGCCTATTCAAGAGTAGCATACCCCTCGCCGCCACTCTGTTTGTCCTCTCGGCCTGTAACGACTCCCAGACCGCGCCGGAAGCGGATGCCACAGCGACCAACAGTGCGATCGACGGGATGGACGAAACACAAGCTGCCCCGGCCATCGTCAAAGCGAAGAGCACCGGCACGATAACTGCGATCGACACAACCGCCGGCACGGTGACACTCGACCATGCGGCTATCCCCGAAGTGGAGTGGCCGGCAATGACCATGGGATTCGCTGCCGACCCGGCGCTACTCGACGACGTCCAGGTCGGCGACAAGGTCGCGTTCGACGTGGAAATCACCGGATCGAGCGGCAAGGTAACGGCAATCACCAAGCAATAA
- a CDS encoding TolC family protein: MKILPFAACAAVLFLAPHAAAGEPITFDDALSAASANAPQVQADTLLVEAQQSASIPAASLPDPRLGVAVENFPISGPPAFSLSQDEMTMVTVSASQEIPSSAKRRARVARAQADIGAARASLALTERQVRIEAALAWLDLAYAERRLAALDDAVARISAYEGSSTAGVGSGSVRPAQSLEVRKAVASLQDERAELEAQRGRAAAALARWTGNHDPEASGPMPMFEIDPERLADAIDRHPQLGVAIAQARQAEADVELARAEKRPDLMADVAYQHRDPGYGDMISAGVTVSLPLFAERRQDPLITARVAEAGAAQARREDARRELHAELDAALADHAMHHDQLERARTTLLPLARQQSDLDTASYAAGRASLADVIAARTELAETELLLLDREIAVAKDAARLVLAYGGSE; encoded by the coding sequence ATGAAGATTCTGCCTTTCGCTGCCTGTGCGGCAGTGCTGTTCCTCGCGCCGCACGCCGCGGCGGGAGAGCCCATAACATTCGACGACGCCTTGTCAGCTGCTTCGGCCAACGCGCCTCAGGTGCAAGCGGACACGCTCCTCGTCGAAGCACAGCAGTCCGCGTCGATCCCAGCCGCATCGCTGCCGGACCCAAGGCTGGGCGTTGCAGTAGAGAACTTTCCCATTTCCGGGCCACCGGCATTCAGCCTGTCGCAGGACGAGATGACGATGGTCACCGTCAGCGCAAGCCAGGAGATACCGAGCAGCGCCAAGCGCCGAGCGCGCGTTGCTCGCGCGCAGGCCGACATCGGTGCTGCACGCGCATCGCTCGCGTTGACCGAGCGACAGGTTCGGATCGAGGCCGCGCTGGCCTGGCTCGACCTCGCCTACGCAGAGCGGCGGCTCGCAGCGCTCGATGACGCTGTCGCGCGGATCTCGGCCTACGAGGGCAGCTCCACCGCCGGCGTCGGTTCCGGGAGCGTGAGGCCAGCGCAGTCGCTGGAAGTGCGCAAGGCGGTTGCCTCCTTGCAAGACGAACGGGCCGAACTGGAAGCGCAGCGCGGACGCGCCGCGGCAGCGCTTGCGCGGTGGACCGGCAATCACGACCCCGAAGCGAGCGGTCCCATGCCCATGTTCGAGATCGATCCCGAGCGGCTGGCCGATGCTATAGATCGGCATCCCCAACTGGGCGTTGCTATAGCGCAGGCGAGGCAGGCCGAGGCTGACGTCGAGCTGGCGCGGGCCGAGAAGCGCCCCGACCTCATGGCAGATGTGGCCTATCAGCATCGCGATCCCGGCTACGGTGACATGATCAGCGCTGGCGTCACGGTGAGCCTGCCCCTGTTCGCCGAACGGCGGCAGGACCCCCTCATTACGGCGCGCGTCGCCGAAGCAGGGGCGGCCCAGGCCAGGAGGGAGGACGCACGACGCGAGCTGCACGCTGAGCTGGACGCGGCCCTCGCCGATCATGCGATGCATCACGATCAGCTGGAACGCGCACGGACCACGCTGCTACCCCTCGCGCGTCAGCAATCCGATCTGGACACCGCCAGCTATGCTGCCGGGCGCGCGAGCCTTGCCGACGTGATCGCCGCGCGGACCGAGCTTGCCGAGACCGAGCTCCTTCTGCTCGACCGGGAGATCGCCGTTGCGAAAGACGCCGCACGCCTGGTCCTAGCTTACGGAGGCTCCGAATGA
- a CDS encoding ArsI/CadI family heavy metal resistance metalloenzyme has product MKRLHVHVGVNDLAQSIQFYSTLFAAEPAVLKDDYAKWMLDDPRVNFAISSGNHARKGIEHLGIQAEDTNELAEVYGRLKAADRPVLDEGKTTCCYAKSEKSWIADPDGIVWEAFFTDGDATVYGDSPALDTLAAEEPARCCAPSGVA; this is encoded by the coding sequence GTGAAGCGTCTGCATGTCCACGTAGGGGTGAATGATCTCGCCCAATCGATTCAGTTCTACTCGACGCTCTTCGCTGCCGAGCCTGCTGTCCTCAAGGACGACTACGCCAAGTGGATGCTTGACGACCCGCGGGTCAACTTCGCCATCTCGTCGGGCAACCACGCTCGCAAGGGCATCGAGCATCTCGGTATCCAGGCCGAAGACACCAACGAACTGGCGGAGGTCTACGGCCGGCTGAAGGCTGCCGATCGCCCTGTTCTCGACGAGGGCAAGACCACCTGCTGCTATGCCAAGTCTGAAAAAAGTTGGATCGCCGATCCCGACGGTATCGTGTGGGAAGCCTTCTTCACGGACGGTGATGCGACGGTCTATGGTGATAGTCCGGCGCTGGACACTCTGGCAGCCGAAGAGCCGGCCAGGTGTTGCGCACCCTCGGGTGTCGCGTGA
- a CDS encoding ArsR/SmtB family transcription factor — translation MEATSVIGALGALAQEHRLALFRQLVQAGDKGMAAGSIAEALCIPNSSLSFHLAQLRSAGLILQERQHRSLIYRANYPAMNALLAYLTENCCAGAACGADVECEPQAQERKSA, via the coding sequence ATGGAAGCAACATCGGTGATCGGCGCGCTCGGCGCGCTCGCCCAGGAGCACCGCCTGGCCTTGTTCCGCCAACTCGTGCAGGCAGGCGACAAAGGTATGGCTGCGGGCTCTATAGCCGAAGCGCTGTGCATCCCCAACAGTTCGCTCTCGTTCCATCTGGCGCAACTCCGTAGCGCAGGGCTGATACTGCAAGAGCGGCAGCACCGCTCTCTGATCTACCGGGCCAACTATCCGGCGATGAACGCGCTGCTCGCCTACCTCACCGAGAACTGCTGTGCCGGTGCGGCCTGTGGGGCAGACGTCGAGTGCGAACCACAAGCTCAGGAAAGGAAGTCCGCGTGA
- a CDS encoding efflux RND transporter permease subunit gives MIERLIRWSVASPLAILFAVVALVVGGLWAVRTTPIDALPDLSDTQVIIRTTYPGQAPQIVENQVTYPLATTMLSVPGAKTVRGYSFFGDSFVYVIFEDGTDLYWARSRVLEYLNQAQGRLPEAARTAIGPDATGVGWVYEYALVDRTGRNDLAQLRSLQDWFLRYELKSLPGVAEVASIGGMVRQYQVVIDPVRLAAFGVTHDEVVEAIRRGNQETGGSVVEMAEAEYMVRAAGYLRELDDFRSISLRTAGGVPVTLGDVATVQLGPEMRRGIADLDGDGEVVGSVVILRSGADARVTIEAVRQKIEGLKKSLPPGVAIVPTYDRSLLIDDAVKNLTGRLLEEFIVVAIVCGLFLWHARSALVAVVTLPLGVLAAFVIMRFQGVNANIMSLGGIAIAIGAMVDAAIVMIENAHKHIEEWNADHPEGELAGTERWRVITAAAVEVGPALFFSLLIITLSFVPVFTLEAQEGRLFAPLAFTKTYAMAAAALLSVTLVPLLMGWLIRGRIPSEQSNPINRALTRAYRPAIDWVLTRPKQTLAIAGLIFLTTAWPLARIGGEFLPAMDEGDLLYMPSALPGLSAQKASELLQQTDRMIKTVPEVQSVFGKAGRAETATDPAPLEMFETSIRFKPRDQWRPGMTPEKLIEALDRTVQVPGLANVWVPPIRNRIDMLATGIKSPIGVKVSGSNLAEIDRIARDVEDVAKRVPGVSSALAERLTGGRYIDVDIDRAAAARYGLNIADVQSIVAGAIGGENISQVVDGLARYPINVRYPREIRDSLEELRALPIVTASGAQITLGTVATIEPATGPPMLKTENGRPSTWVYVDVRGRDLTSVVSDLQEVVNRQVRLSPGVSITYSGQFEYLERALQRLMLVVPATLAIIFVLLYLIFRRLDEAALIMGTLPFALTGGFWTLYLLGYNQSVATGVGFIALAGIAAQFGVVMLIYLKAALARHGADPSGADVADAVREGALQRVRPKAMTVAVILAGLLPILIGSGAGSEIMSRIAAPMVGGMLTAPLLSMFVIPAAYLLMRRPREASLKNPSSTKENGHEQPIQE, from the coding sequence GTGATCGAGAGGCTGATCCGATGGTCGGTCGCCAGCCCGCTCGCCATCCTGTTCGCCGTGGTAGCCCTGGTCGTGGGTGGATTGTGGGCGGTGCGGACTACTCCGATCGATGCGCTGCCCGATCTCTCTGACACCCAGGTCATCATCAGGACGACCTATCCGGGCCAGGCGCCGCAGATCGTCGAGAACCAGGTCACCTACCCGCTCGCGACCACGATGCTCTCGGTGCCGGGCGCGAAGACCGTCCGCGGGTATTCGTTCTTCGGCGACAGCTTCGTCTACGTGATCTTCGAGGACGGCACCGACCTCTATTGGGCGCGATCGCGTGTGCTCGAATACCTGAACCAGGCGCAGGGGCGATTGCCGGAGGCCGCGCGCACCGCCATTGGTCCAGACGCAACGGGTGTCGGTTGGGTCTACGAATATGCGCTCGTGGACCGGACAGGACGCAACGATCTCGCGCAGCTACGGTCGCTCCAGGACTGGTTTCTGCGCTACGAGCTCAAGAGCCTGCCGGGTGTAGCCGAGGTCGCCAGCATCGGCGGCATGGTCAGGCAATACCAAGTCGTCATCGATCCGGTGCGCCTCGCCGCCTTTGGCGTGACGCATGACGAAGTCGTCGAGGCCATCCGGCGCGGCAACCAGGAAACCGGCGGCTCAGTCGTCGAGATGGCCGAGGCCGAATACATGGTCCGCGCGGCCGGCTACCTGCGCGAGCTCGACGACTTCCGCTCGATCAGCCTGCGCACCGCCGGGGGCGTCCCCGTTACGCTAGGAGACGTGGCGACCGTCCAGCTCGGGCCGGAAATGCGCCGAGGCATCGCCGATCTCGATGGAGACGGCGAGGTTGTCGGGAGTGTCGTTATTCTGCGATCCGGCGCGGACGCCCGAGTCACTATCGAGGCTGTGCGGCAGAAGATCGAAGGGTTGAAAAAGAGCCTGCCTCCAGGCGTGGCTATCGTTCCAACCTACGATCGATCGCTGCTCATCGACGATGCAGTCAAGAACCTGACCGGCAGGCTGCTGGAGGAGTTCATCGTCGTCGCGATCGTCTGCGGATTGTTCCTGTGGCACGCCCGGTCGGCATTGGTCGCCGTCGTAACACTGCCGCTCGGGGTCCTTGCCGCGTTCGTCATCATGCGATTCCAGGGGGTCAACGCAAACATCATGTCGTTGGGGGGCATCGCGATCGCCATCGGCGCGATGGTCGATGCGGCGATCGTGATGATCGAGAACGCTCACAAGCACATCGAGGAGTGGAACGCCGATCATCCCGAAGGGGAGCTGGCCGGCACAGAGCGCTGGCGCGTAATTACTGCCGCTGCGGTCGAGGTCGGTCCCGCGCTGTTCTTTAGCTTGCTGATTATCACCCTGTCGTTCGTGCCGGTGTTCACGCTCGAAGCGCAGGAAGGCAGACTGTTCGCGCCGCTCGCCTTCACAAAGACCTATGCCATGGCCGCCGCGGCACTGCTTTCGGTGACTTTGGTGCCATTGCTGATGGGATGGCTGATCCGCGGACGCATCCCTTCCGAACAAAGCAACCCGATCAACCGCGCGCTCACGCGCGCTTATCGTCCTGCGATCGATTGGGTGCTCACGCGGCCGAAGCAGACGCTGGCGATCGCCGGACTGATCTTCCTGACCACCGCCTGGCCGCTCGCCCGTATAGGCGGCGAGTTCCTCCCTGCAATGGACGAAGGCGACCTACTCTACATGCCGTCGGCATTGCCCGGCCTGTCCGCCCAGAAGGCATCGGAGCTGCTCCAGCAAACCGATCGGATGATCAAGACGGTGCCCGAAGTGCAGAGCGTATTCGGCAAGGCCGGCCGCGCCGAGACGGCCACCGACCCAGCGCCGCTGGAGATGTTCGAGACCAGCATCCGCTTCAAACCGCGAGACCAGTGGCGGCCGGGAATGACACCGGAAAAGCTGATCGAGGCCCTGGACCGGACAGTGCAGGTCCCAGGTCTGGCCAACGTGTGGGTTCCGCCCATCCGTAACCGCATCGACATGCTCGCGACGGGCATCAAGAGTCCGATTGGGGTGAAGGTAAGCGGCAGCAACCTCGCTGAAATCGACCGCATCGCCCGCGACGTTGAGGATGTCGCGAAGCGGGTGCCCGGCGTCAGCTCGGCGCTTGCCGAACGGTTGACGGGCGGGCGCTACATCGACGTCGACATCGATCGCGCCGCAGCGGCGCGCTACGGCCTCAACATCGCGGATGTGCAGTCGATCGTCGCTGGAGCCATCGGGGGCGAGAACATCTCGCAGGTCGTCGATGGTCTGGCGCGCTATCCGATCAACGTCCGCTATCCCCGTGAAATCCGTGACAGCCTGGAAGAGCTGCGCGCGTTACCGATAGTCACCGCGTCGGGCGCCCAGATCACGCTCGGCACCGTCGCAACAATCGAGCCGGCGACCGGGCCGCCGATGCTAAAAACCGAAAATGGCAGGCCATCGACCTGGGTCTACGTCGACGTCCGGGGCCGGGATCTGACATCTGTGGTGAGCGACTTGCAGGAAGTGGTGAACCGGCAGGTTCGCCTGAGCCCCGGCGTGAGCATCACCTACTCGGGGCAGTTCGAATATCTGGAACGCGCTTTGCAGCGGCTTATGCTCGTCGTTCCCGCCACGCTCGCGATAATCTTCGTGCTGCTCTACCTGATATTCCGTCGCCTTGACGAGGCAGCACTGATCATGGGCACCTTGCCGTTCGCGCTGACCGGCGGTTTCTGGACGCTCTACCTGCTCGGCTACAACCAGTCAGTCGCGACCGGCGTCGGTTTCATTGCGCTGGCCGGGATCGCCGCACAGTTCGGCGTGGTCATGCTCATCTACCTCAAGGCGGCGCTGGCTAGGCATGGAGCCGATCCATCGGGCGCGGACGTGGCCGATGCAGTGCGCGAGGGCGCGCTGCAACGTGTCCGTCCCAAGGCGATGACTGTGGCGGTGATCCTAGCCGGCCTCCTGCCCATCCTAATCGGTTCGGGTGCTGGTTCAGAGATCATGAGCCGCATCGCTGCCCCAATGGTCGGTGGCATGCTGACTGCACCGCTACTGTCGATGTTTGTTATTCCCGCGGCCTACCTGCTCATGCGCCGGCCGCGAGAAGCGTCGCTCAAAAACCCAAGCTCAACTAAGGAGAATGGCCATGAACAGCCTATTCAAGAGTAG